The following proteins are co-located in the Dromiciops gliroides isolate mDroGli1 chromosome 2, mDroGli1.pri, whole genome shotgun sequence genome:
- the NOLC1 gene encoding nucleolar and coiled-body phosphoprotein 1 isoform X8 produces MAEQEVLRVVPSDLFPLVLGFLRDNQFPEAASKFAKATGTVSLQVQQDPNATSLLDIYSFWLNRSSKAQKRKLQANGPVAKKAKKSTASGDSSPKGEAKQPPAKKLATKPPGTSPQPGKSAIPAKAAESSSSSEDSSEEEDNESQKKSAQKAAKPPAKAAKPSPKAAQPKKAESSSSDSDSDSDSDSDSSSEDEATQKQKPKTPVKTPVKTPVKATAKTPVKTPAKPGTTAQGASRLANGKVGESSSSSSSSSSSSSSSSSSDSDEEEAAAAAPAKKAVLKKPTPSKTPVKAAQKSSSSEDSSSEEEEEQKQKKPVKVKQGPYSSVPPPPCTQPKKVGGDQPPKKKVGGDQPSKKAAGNQPPKKKEESSDSSDSSEDSSDEEPATAKAGGTKAATPKPASAKATTPTSAKASAVKTTTNKAAGKEESSSDSDSDSSSEEEEKKPSQKTASKPVAIKAAPKPAVVTPKAAENSSDSSDSDSSEDEAPAKPAAVTKPATSQKPLPRKADSSSSEEESSSGEEEKQPGVKATAPLPKPKVGAKGTPSPGPKVAPPDSSSDSDSSSSEEDEPPSKVNKAKAGTAAVPKPALAKKSKAKSSSSSDSSSEEEEKPKPKKSPGLVANGSCPPAPQNGKTCAHKDEKEEEEEEEEEEGAAAKPGSGKKRKKDASPSQEATPPKAKKQKPQTPNTVPKTKKGEKRASSPFRRVKSEEVEVDSRVADNSFDAKRGAAGDWGEKANEVLKFTKGKSFRHEKTKKKRGSYRGGAISTQVNSVKFESD; encoded by the exons ATGGCGGAGCAGGAGGTATTACGCGTGGTGCCCAGCGACTTGTTCCCTCTCGTGCTCGGTTTCCTGCGCGACAACCAGTTTCCAGAGGCGGCAAGCAAATTCGCTAAGGCTACGGGAACCGTGAGTCTCCAA GTTCAACAGGACCCCAACGCCACTTCTCTTTTGGACATATATAGTTTCTGGCTCAA TAGGTCCTCCAAAGCTCAAAAGCGGAAGTTGCAGGCAAACGGACCAGTGGCAAAGAAGGCTAAGAAATCCACTGCTTCTGGTGACAGTAGTCCTAAAGGAGAGGCCAAACAGCCTCCAGCCAAGAAATTAG CCACCAAGCCACCCGGTACATCCCCTCAGCCTGGGAAATCTGCCATTCCTGCCAAAGCGGCAGAGAGTAGCAGTAGCAGTGAGGACTCCAGTGAGGAAGAAGACAACGAAAGTCAGAAGAAGTCTGCCCAG AAGGCAGCCAAGCCCCCAGCCAAGGCAGCCAAACCTTCCCCCAAGGCAGCTCAGCCTAAGAAAGCTGAAAGCTCCAGCTCTGACTCTGACTCCGATTCTGACTCTGACTCTGACTCCAGCTCAGAGGATGAAGCTACCCAGAAACAGAAGCCAAAGACTCCAGTTAAGACCCCAGTTAAGACCCCAGTCAAGGCCACAGCTAAGACTCCAGTTAAGACCCCAGCTAAGCCAg GAACAACTGCCCAGGGTGCTTCCAGATTAGCCAATGGCAAAGTGGGGgaaagcagcagcagtagcagtagtagcagtagtagcagcagtagcagcagtagcagcgaCTCAGATgaggaagaagcagcagcagcggcTCCAGCCAAAAAG GCTGTACTGAAGAAGCCAACTCCGTCCAAGACCCCTGTGAAAGCTGCCCAGAAGAGTTCCAGCAGTGAAGATTCCTccagtgaggaagaagaggaacagaaacagaagaaaccTGTCAAGGTCAAGCAGG GTCCATACAgctctgtccccccacccccttgcacCCAGCCAAAGAAGGTGGGAGGGGACCAGCCTCCCAAGAAGAAG GTCGGAGGGGACCAGCCCTCCAAGAAGGCAGCAGGCAACCAGCCTcccaagaagaaggaggaaagcaGTGACTCTTCTGATAGCAGTGAGGACAGCAGTGATGAGGAGCCAGCCACAG CTAAAGCAGGAGGGACCAAAGCTGCCACACCTAAGCCTGCATCAGCCAAGGCCACTACGCCTACATCAGCCAAGGCCTCTGCAGTAAAGACTACAACAAACAAGGCCGCAGGAAAGGAGGAGTCCAGCTCAGACAGTGACTCAG ATTCCAgctcagaggaggaagagaagaagcctTCTCAAAAGACAGCTTCCAAACCTGTTGCCATTAAGGCCGCTCCCAAACCAGCTGTTGTGACTCCAAAGGCTGCTGAGAATTCTTCAGACAGCTCAG ACTCTGACAGCTCTGAGGATGAAGCACCGGCTAAACCAGCCGCTGTCACTAAGCCTGCCACCAGTCAAAAGCCTTTGCCCAGGAAAGCAGATAGCAGCTCTAGTGAAGAGGAGAGCAGTTCTGGTGAGGAAGAGAAGCAGCCAGGGGTGAAGGCTACAGCCCCTCTCCCCAAACCCAAGGTGGGGGCCAAGGGAACTCCATCTCCAGGGCCCAAAGTGGCCCCCCCAGACAGCAGTTCAGACTCAGACAGCTCCAGCAGTGAAGAGGATGAACCACCAAGCAAAGTGAATAAGGCCAAGGCGGGAACTGCAGCTGTTCCTAAACCAGCTTTGGCAAAAAAATCGAAGGCCAAGAGTAGTTCATCTTCTGACAGCTCCagtgaagaggaggaaaaaccAAAACCTAAAAAGAGCCCTGGCTTGGTAGCCAATGGGTCTTGCCCTCCAGCACCGCAGAATGGGAAGACTTGTGCTCAcaaggatgagaaagaggaggaggaggaggaggaggaagaggaaggggcagcAGCCAAGCCAG GCTCTGGGAAGAAGCGGAAAAAGGATGCCAGCCCTAGCCAAGAGGCCACTCCCCCTAAGGCGAAGAAACAGAAGCCTCAGACTCCAAACACAGTTCCCAAAACAAAGAAG GGAGAGAAAAGGGCATCCTCCCCTTTCCGGAGAGTTAAGTCTGAAGAAGTTGAGGTCGACTCTCGGGTGGCTGACAACTCTTTTGATGCCAAG cGGGGTGCAGCTGGAGATTGGGGAGAGAAAGCCAATGAAGTCCTGAAGTTCACCAAAGGCAAATCCTTTCGACATGAGAAGACCAAGAAGAAGAGGGGCAGTTACCGGGGTGGTGCCATCTCCACCCAAGTCAACTCTGTCAAGTTTGAAAGTGACTGA
- the NOLC1 gene encoding nucleolar and coiled-body phosphoprotein 1 isoform X9 — protein MAEQEVLRVVPSDLFPLVLGFLRDNQFPEAASKFAKATGTVSLQVQQDPNATSLLDIYSFWLNRSSKAQKRKLQANGPVAKKAKKSTASGDSSPKGEAKQPPAKKLATKPPGTSPQPGKSAIPAKAAESSSSSEDSSEEEDNESQKKSAQKAAKPPAKAAKPSPKAAQPKKAESSSSDSDSDSDSDSDSSSEDEATQKQKPKTPVKTPVKTPVKATAKTPVKTPAKPGTTAQGASRLANGKVGESSSSSSSSSSSSSSSSSSDSDEEEAAAAAPAKKAVLKKPTPSKTPVKAAQKSSSSEDSSSEEEEEQKQKKPVKVKQAGPYSSVPPPPCTQPKKVGGDQPPKKKVGGDQPPKKKVGGDQPSKKAAGNQPPKKKEESSDSSDSSEDSSDEEPATAKAGGTKAATPKPASAKATTPTSAKASAVKTTTNKAAGKEESSSDSDSDSSSEEEEKKPSQKTASKPVAIKAAPKPAVVTPKAAENSSDSSDSDSSEDEAPAKPAAVTKPATSQKPLPRKADSSSSEEESSSGSGKKRKKDASPSQEATPPKAKKQKPQTPNTVPKTKKGEKRASSPFRRVKSEEVEVDSRVADNSFDAKRGAAGDWGEKANEVLKFTKGKSFRHEKTKKKRGSYRGGAISTQVNSVKFESD, from the exons ATGGCGGAGCAGGAGGTATTACGCGTGGTGCCCAGCGACTTGTTCCCTCTCGTGCTCGGTTTCCTGCGCGACAACCAGTTTCCAGAGGCGGCAAGCAAATTCGCTAAGGCTACGGGAACCGTGAGTCTCCAA GTTCAACAGGACCCCAACGCCACTTCTCTTTTGGACATATATAGTTTCTGGCTCAA TAGGTCCTCCAAAGCTCAAAAGCGGAAGTTGCAGGCAAACGGACCAGTGGCAAAGAAGGCTAAGAAATCCACTGCTTCTGGTGACAGTAGTCCTAAAGGAGAGGCCAAACAGCCTCCAGCCAAGAAATTAG CCACCAAGCCACCCGGTACATCCCCTCAGCCTGGGAAATCTGCCATTCCTGCCAAAGCGGCAGAGAGTAGCAGTAGCAGTGAGGACTCCAGTGAGGAAGAAGACAACGAAAGTCAGAAGAAGTCTGCCCAG AAGGCAGCCAAGCCCCCAGCCAAGGCAGCCAAACCTTCCCCCAAGGCAGCTCAGCCTAAGAAAGCTGAAAGCTCCAGCTCTGACTCTGACTCCGATTCTGACTCTGACTCTGACTCCAGCTCAGAGGATGAAGCTACCCAGAAACAGAAGCCAAAGACTCCAGTTAAGACCCCAGTTAAGACCCCAGTCAAGGCCACAGCTAAGACTCCAGTTAAGACCCCAGCTAAGCCAg GAACAACTGCCCAGGGTGCTTCCAGATTAGCCAATGGCAAAGTGGGGgaaagcagcagcagtagcagtagtagcagtagtagcagcagtagcagcagtagcagcgaCTCAGATgaggaagaagcagcagcagcggcTCCAGCCAAAAAG GCTGTACTGAAGAAGCCAACTCCGTCCAAGACCCCTGTGAAAGCTGCCCAGAAGAGTTCCAGCAGTGAAGATTCCTccagtgaggaagaagaggaacagaaacagaagaaaccTGTCAAGGTCAAGCAGG CAGGTCCATACAgctctgtccccccacccccttgcacCCAGCCAAAGAAGGTGGGAGGGGACCAGCCTCCCAAGAAGAAGGTCGGAGGGGACCAGCCTCCCAAGAAGAAGGTCGGAGGGGACCAGCCCTCCAAGAAGGCAGCAGGCAACCAGCCTcccaagaagaaggaggaaagcaGTGACTCTTCTGATAGCAGTGAGGACAGCAGTGATGAGGAGCCAGCCACAG CTAAAGCAGGAGGGACCAAAGCTGCCACACCTAAGCCTGCATCAGCCAAGGCCACTACGCCTACATCAGCCAAGGCCTCTGCAGTAAAGACTACAACAAACAAGGCCGCAGGAAAGGAGGAGTCCAGCTCAGACAGTGACTCAG ATTCCAgctcagaggaggaagagaagaagcctTCTCAAAAGACAGCTTCCAAACCTGTTGCCATTAAGGCCGCTCCCAAACCAGCTGTTGTGACTCCAAAGGCTGCTGAGAATTCTTCAGACAGCTCAG ACTCTGACAGCTCTGAGGATGAAGCACCGGCTAAACCAGCCGCTGTCACTAAGCCTGCCACCAGTCAAAAGCCTTTGCCCAGGAAAGCAGATAGCAGCTCTAGTGAAGAGGAGAGCAGTTCTG GCTCTGGGAAGAAGCGGAAAAAGGATGCCAGCCCTAGCCAAGAGGCCACTCCCCCTAAGGCGAAGAAACAGAAGCCTCAGACTCCAAACACAGTTCCCAAAACAAAGAAG GGAGAGAAAAGGGCATCCTCCCCTTTCCGGAGAGTTAAGTCTGAAGAAGTTGAGGTCGACTCTCGGGTGGCTGACAACTCTTTTGATGCCAAG cGGGGTGCAGCTGGAGATTGGGGAGAGAAAGCCAATGAAGTCCTGAAGTTCACCAAAGGCAAATCCTTTCGACATGAGAAGACCAAGAAGAAGAGGGGCAGTTACCGGGGTGGTGCCATCTCCACCCAAGTCAACTCTGTCAAGTTTGAAAGTGACTGA
- the NOLC1 gene encoding nucleolar and coiled-body phosphoprotein 1 isoform X10: MAEQEVLRVVPSDLFPLVLGFLRDNQFPEAASKFAKATGTVQQDPNATSLLDIYSFWLKSSKAQKRKLQANGPVAKKAKKSTASGDSSPKGEAKQPPAKKLATKPPGTSPQPGKSAIPAKAAESSSSSEDSSEEEDNESQKKSAQKAAKPPAKAAKPSPKAAQPKKAESSSSDSDSDSDSDSDSSSEDEATQKQKPKTPVKTPVKTPVKATAKTPVKTPAKPGTTAQGASRLANGKVGESSSSSSSSSSSSSSSSSSDSDEEEAAAAAPAKKAVLKKPTPSKTPVKAAQKSSSSEDSSSEEEEEQKQKKPVKVKQGPYSSVPPPPCTQPKKVGGDQPPKKKVGGDQPPKKKVGGDQPSKKAAGNQPPKKKEESSDSSDSSEDSSDEEPATAKAGGTKAATPKPASAKATTPTSAKASAVKTTTNKAAGKEESSSDSDSDSSSEEEEKKPSQKTASKPVAIKAAPKPAVVTPKAAENSSDSSDSDSSEDEAPAKPAAVTKPATSQKPLPRKADSSSSEEESSSGEEEKQPGVKATAPLPKPKVGAKGTPSPGPKVAPPDSSSDSDSSSSEEDEPPSKVNKAKAGTAAVPKPALAKKSKAKSSSSSDSSSEEEEKPKPKKSPGLVANGSCPPAPQNGKTCAHKDEKEEEEEEEEEEGAAAKPGSGKKRKKDASPSQEATPPKAKKQKPQTPNTVPKTKKGEKRASSPFRRVKSEEVEVDSRVADNSFDAKRGAAGDWGEKANEVLKFTKGKSFRHEKTKKKRGSYRGGAISTQVNSVKFESD; the protein is encoded by the exons ATGGCGGAGCAGGAGGTATTACGCGTGGTGCCCAGCGACTTGTTCCCTCTCGTGCTCGGTTTCCTGCGCGACAACCAGTTTCCAGAGGCGGCAAGCAAATTCGCTAAGGCTACGGGAACC GTTCAACAGGACCCCAACGCCACTTCTCTTTTGGACATATATAGTTTCTGGCTCAA GTCCTCCAAAGCTCAAAAGCGGAAGTTGCAGGCAAACGGACCAGTGGCAAAGAAGGCTAAGAAATCCACTGCTTCTGGTGACAGTAGTCCTAAAGGAGAGGCCAAACAGCCTCCAGCCAAGAAATTAG CCACCAAGCCACCCGGTACATCCCCTCAGCCTGGGAAATCTGCCATTCCTGCCAAAGCGGCAGAGAGTAGCAGTAGCAGTGAGGACTCCAGTGAGGAAGAAGACAACGAAAGTCAGAAGAAGTCTGCCCAG AAGGCAGCCAAGCCCCCAGCCAAGGCAGCCAAACCTTCCCCCAAGGCAGCTCAGCCTAAGAAAGCTGAAAGCTCCAGCTCTGACTCTGACTCCGATTCTGACTCTGACTCTGACTCCAGCTCAGAGGATGAAGCTACCCAGAAACAGAAGCCAAAGACTCCAGTTAAGACCCCAGTTAAGACCCCAGTCAAGGCCACAGCTAAGACTCCAGTTAAGACCCCAGCTAAGCCAg GAACAACTGCCCAGGGTGCTTCCAGATTAGCCAATGGCAAAGTGGGGgaaagcagcagcagtagcagtagtagcagtagtagcagcagtagcagcagtagcagcgaCTCAGATgaggaagaagcagcagcagcggcTCCAGCCAAAAAG GCTGTACTGAAGAAGCCAACTCCGTCCAAGACCCCTGTGAAAGCTGCCCAGAAGAGTTCCAGCAGTGAAGATTCCTccagtgaggaagaagaggaacagaaacagaagaaaccTGTCAAGGTCAAGCAGG GTCCATACAgctctgtccccccacccccttgcacCCAGCCAAAGAAGGTGGGAGGGGACCAGCCTCCCAAGAAGAAGGTCGGAGGGGACCAGCCTCCCAAGAAGAAGGTCGGAGGGGACCAGCCCTCCAAGAAGGCAGCAGGCAACCAGCCTcccaagaagaaggaggaaagcaGTGACTCTTCTGATAGCAGTGAGGACAGCAGTGATGAGGAGCCAGCCACAG CTAAAGCAGGAGGGACCAAAGCTGCCACACCTAAGCCTGCATCAGCCAAGGCCACTACGCCTACATCAGCCAAGGCCTCTGCAGTAAAGACTACAACAAACAAGGCCGCAGGAAAGGAGGAGTCCAGCTCAGACAGTGACTCAG ATTCCAgctcagaggaggaagagaagaagcctTCTCAAAAGACAGCTTCCAAACCTGTTGCCATTAAGGCCGCTCCCAAACCAGCTGTTGTGACTCCAAAGGCTGCTGAGAATTCTTCAGACAGCTCAG ACTCTGACAGCTCTGAGGATGAAGCACCGGCTAAACCAGCCGCTGTCACTAAGCCTGCCACCAGTCAAAAGCCTTTGCCCAGGAAAGCAGATAGCAGCTCTAGTGAAGAGGAGAGCAGTTCTGGTGAGGAAGAGAAGCAGCCAGGGGTGAAGGCTACAGCCCCTCTCCCCAAACCCAAGGTGGGGGCCAAGGGAACTCCATCTCCAGGGCCCAAAGTGGCCCCCCCAGACAGCAGTTCAGACTCAGACAGCTCCAGCAGTGAAGAGGATGAACCACCAAGCAAAGTGAATAAGGCCAAGGCGGGAACTGCAGCTGTTCCTAAACCAGCTTTGGCAAAAAAATCGAAGGCCAAGAGTAGTTCATCTTCTGACAGCTCCagtgaagaggaggaaaaaccAAAACCTAAAAAGAGCCCTGGCTTGGTAGCCAATGGGTCTTGCCCTCCAGCACCGCAGAATGGGAAGACTTGTGCTCAcaaggatgagaaagaggaggaggaggaggaggaggaagaggaaggggcagcAGCCAAGCCAG GCTCTGGGAAGAAGCGGAAAAAGGATGCCAGCCCTAGCCAAGAGGCCACTCCCCCTAAGGCGAAGAAACAGAAGCCTCAGACTCCAAACACAGTTCCCAAAACAAAGAAG GGAGAGAAAAGGGCATCCTCCCCTTTCCGGAGAGTTAAGTCTGAAGAAGTTGAGGTCGACTCTCGGGTGGCTGACAACTCTTTTGATGCCAAG cGGGGTGCAGCTGGAGATTGGGGAGAGAAAGCCAATGAAGTCCTGAAGTTCACCAAAGGCAAATCCTTTCGACATGAGAAGACCAAGAAGAAGAGGGGCAGTTACCGGGGTGGTGCCATCTCCACCCAAGTCAACTCTGTCAAGTTTGAAAGTGACTGA
- the NOLC1 gene encoding nucleolar and coiled-body phosphoprotein 1 isoform X5 — protein sequence MAEQEVLRVVPSDLFPLVLGFLRDNQFPEAASKFAKATGTVQQDPNATSLLDIYSFWLNRSSKAQKRKLQANGPVAKKAKKSTASGDSSPKGEAKQPPAKKLATKPPGTSPQPGKSAIPAKAAESSSSSEDSSEEEDNESQKKSAQKAAKPPAKAAKPSPKAAQPKKAESSSSDSDSDSDSDSDSSSEDEATQKQKPKTPVKTPVKTPVKATAKTPVKTPAKPGTTAQGASRLANGKVGESSSSSSSSSSSSSSSSSSDSDEEEAAAAAPAKKAVLKKPTPSKTPVKAAQKSSSSEDSSSEEEEEQKQKKPVKVKQGPYSSVPPPPCTQPKKVGGDQPPKKKVGGDQPPKKKVGGDQPSKKAAGNQPPKKKEESSDSSDSSEDSSDEEPATAKAGGTKAATPKPASAKATTPTSAKASAVKTTTNKAAGKEESSSDSDSDSSSEEEEKKPSQKTASKPVAIKAAPKPAVVTPKAAENSSDSSDSDSSEDEAPAKPAAVTKPATSQKPLPRKADSSSSEEESSSGEEEKQPGVKATAPLPKPKVGAKGTPSPGPKVAPPDSSSDSDSSSSEEDEPPSKVNKAKAGTAAVPKPALAKKSKAKSSSSSDSSSEEEEKPKPKKSPGLVANGSCPPAPQNGKTCAHKDEKEEEEEEEEEEGAAAKPGSGKKRKKDASPSQEATPPKAKKQKPQTPNTVPKTKKGEKRASSPFRRVKSEEVEVDSRVADNSFDAKRGAAGDWGEKANEVLKFTKGKSFRHEKTKKKRGSYRGGAISTQVNSVKFESD from the exons ATGGCGGAGCAGGAGGTATTACGCGTGGTGCCCAGCGACTTGTTCCCTCTCGTGCTCGGTTTCCTGCGCGACAACCAGTTTCCAGAGGCGGCAAGCAAATTCGCTAAGGCTACGGGAACC GTTCAACAGGACCCCAACGCCACTTCTCTTTTGGACATATATAGTTTCTGGCTCAA TAGGTCCTCCAAAGCTCAAAAGCGGAAGTTGCAGGCAAACGGACCAGTGGCAAAGAAGGCTAAGAAATCCACTGCTTCTGGTGACAGTAGTCCTAAAGGAGAGGCCAAACAGCCTCCAGCCAAGAAATTAG CCACCAAGCCACCCGGTACATCCCCTCAGCCTGGGAAATCTGCCATTCCTGCCAAAGCGGCAGAGAGTAGCAGTAGCAGTGAGGACTCCAGTGAGGAAGAAGACAACGAAAGTCAGAAGAAGTCTGCCCAG AAGGCAGCCAAGCCCCCAGCCAAGGCAGCCAAACCTTCCCCCAAGGCAGCTCAGCCTAAGAAAGCTGAAAGCTCCAGCTCTGACTCTGACTCCGATTCTGACTCTGACTCTGACTCCAGCTCAGAGGATGAAGCTACCCAGAAACAGAAGCCAAAGACTCCAGTTAAGACCCCAGTTAAGACCCCAGTCAAGGCCACAGCTAAGACTCCAGTTAAGACCCCAGCTAAGCCAg GAACAACTGCCCAGGGTGCTTCCAGATTAGCCAATGGCAAAGTGGGGgaaagcagcagcagtagcagtagtagcagtagtagcagcagtagcagcagtagcagcgaCTCAGATgaggaagaagcagcagcagcggcTCCAGCCAAAAAG GCTGTACTGAAGAAGCCAACTCCGTCCAAGACCCCTGTGAAAGCTGCCCAGAAGAGTTCCAGCAGTGAAGATTCCTccagtgaggaagaagaggaacagaaacagaagaaaccTGTCAAGGTCAAGCAGG GTCCATACAgctctgtccccccacccccttgcacCCAGCCAAAGAAGGTGGGAGGGGACCAGCCTCCCAAGAAGAAGGTCGGAGGGGACCAGCCTCCCAAGAAGAAGGTCGGAGGGGACCAGCCCTCCAAGAAGGCAGCAGGCAACCAGCCTcccaagaagaaggaggaaagcaGTGACTCTTCTGATAGCAGTGAGGACAGCAGTGATGAGGAGCCAGCCACAG CTAAAGCAGGAGGGACCAAAGCTGCCACACCTAAGCCTGCATCAGCCAAGGCCACTACGCCTACATCAGCCAAGGCCTCTGCAGTAAAGACTACAACAAACAAGGCCGCAGGAAAGGAGGAGTCCAGCTCAGACAGTGACTCAG ATTCCAgctcagaggaggaagagaagaagcctTCTCAAAAGACAGCTTCCAAACCTGTTGCCATTAAGGCCGCTCCCAAACCAGCTGTTGTGACTCCAAAGGCTGCTGAGAATTCTTCAGACAGCTCAG ACTCTGACAGCTCTGAGGATGAAGCACCGGCTAAACCAGCCGCTGTCACTAAGCCTGCCACCAGTCAAAAGCCTTTGCCCAGGAAAGCAGATAGCAGCTCTAGTGAAGAGGAGAGCAGTTCTGGTGAGGAAGAGAAGCAGCCAGGGGTGAAGGCTACAGCCCCTCTCCCCAAACCCAAGGTGGGGGCCAAGGGAACTCCATCTCCAGGGCCCAAAGTGGCCCCCCCAGACAGCAGTTCAGACTCAGACAGCTCCAGCAGTGAAGAGGATGAACCACCAAGCAAAGTGAATAAGGCCAAGGCGGGAACTGCAGCTGTTCCTAAACCAGCTTTGGCAAAAAAATCGAAGGCCAAGAGTAGTTCATCTTCTGACAGCTCCagtgaagaggaggaaaaaccAAAACCTAAAAAGAGCCCTGGCTTGGTAGCCAATGGGTCTTGCCCTCCAGCACCGCAGAATGGGAAGACTTGTGCTCAcaaggatgagaaagaggaggaggaggaggaggaggaagaggaaggggcagcAGCCAAGCCAG GCTCTGGGAAGAAGCGGAAAAAGGATGCCAGCCCTAGCCAAGAGGCCACTCCCCCTAAGGCGAAGAAACAGAAGCCTCAGACTCCAAACACAGTTCCCAAAACAAAGAAG GGAGAGAAAAGGGCATCCTCCCCTTTCCGGAGAGTTAAGTCTGAAGAAGTTGAGGTCGACTCTCGGGTGGCTGACAACTCTTTTGATGCCAAG cGGGGTGCAGCTGGAGATTGGGGAGAGAAAGCCAATGAAGTCCTGAAGTTCACCAAAGGCAAATCCTTTCGACATGAGAAGACCAAGAAGAAGAGGGGCAGTTACCGGGGTGGTGCCATCTCCACCCAAGTCAACTCTGTCAAGTTTGAAAGTGACTGA